DNA from Centroberyx gerrardi isolate f3 chromosome 20, fCenGer3.hap1.cur.20231027, whole genome shotgun sequence:
AAAGTTTATGGGTTCTTTAACAAATTTAAAGACCACTCCATGAAATATTATTAGGCTGCTGGAAACTGAAATTTGGTGGCAGGTGCCGTCTCCATGCTGGAGTGACTGCGGTCAGGGGAAGTGGGAGAGAAAGCTGACAGCGTGGTGGCAGCCGGGGAGGAGAGCGACATGGAGACGCAGCTCTCCGACTTGAACCCACGCATGCAGCCTGCGTCGTGGAAGAGCCTCAACACATCGCTCCGGAAGCGCACACCAACTAGGGCGTAGAGGACGGGGTTGAGGCAACAGCGGGTGTACGCCAAGGTGCAGGTGACGTACTCTAACAGGAGGGCGCAGAACTGCCCCGCCATTTTGCGCGACAGCACCACGGTGTAAGGCAGCTGGAAGACCATAAACACCAACACCAGCACCACCATCAACTTCAAGGTACGCTGCCGATGCCACCCCTTGCCCCGCCCCTGTCCCTGCCCCTCCCACAGCACCTGAGCAATCAAAGAGTAGCATATCACCATGACAAAGAAGGACAGGCAGAAGACAGCGATGATGGCTCCATTGGTGACCATTTTGACTTTTCCACTCCTTTGCATCCCGCAGTATGCTTCCAGACCTGAACCTGACACCCCAGAGAACAGGATCTCAGGCATACTGAGGAGCAACGCGACCACCCACACACCTACAGCAGCTACCTTGCCTCCTGTTAGTATCTGGCTACGCAACCTGAGCACCTCTTGGGCCCGTGCCACCACCATGTAGCGGTCAATACTAATGCAagctagcagcagcagcccGCTGTACGTGTTGATGGCGTAGCAGGCGCGCGTAGCCTTGCAGAGGGGACTGGAGAAGATCCACCCCAGGTAAGTGTCGACGGCCTGCAGCGGGAGcgtgaggaggagcaggaggtcaGCCAGCGCCAGGTGGAAGAGGAAGACGTCGGTCATGGAACGAAGCTGGAGGCGTCGGTAGAGAGCGAAGGTGGCGATCACCAGGGAGTTTCCCAACATGCCCAGGGGGAAGATCAGGCAGAAGACACAGGTCTGGAACATTTGGATGGTCAGCTCCTGCTCATCAGGTTCACACATCTCATGAAGTGAGTCGTTACCATCGAGGTAGATGCTCGTATCAAAAGTGGAGCTGTAGTCATTGTAGTCTGTTGTCGCATCATAGTAGGCCATAGC
Protein-coding regions in this window:
- the ccr10 gene encoding C-C chemokine receptor type 10, producing the protein MAYYDATTDYNDYSSTFDTSIYLDGNDSLHEMCEPDEQELTIQMFQTCVFCLIFPLGMLGNSLVIATFALYRRLQLRSMTDVFLFHLALADLLLLLTLPLQAVDTYLGWIFSSPLCKATRACYAINTYSGLLLLACISIDRYMVVARAQEVLRLRSQILTGGKVAAVGVWVVALLLSMPEILFSGVSGSGLEAYCGMQRSGKVKMVTNGAIIAVFCLSFFVMVICYSLIAQVLWEGQGQGRGKGWHRQRTLKLMVVLVLVFMVFQLPYTVVLSRKMAGQFCALLLEYVTCTLAYTRCCLNPVLYALVGVRFRSDVLRLFHDAGCMRGFKSESCVSMSLSSPAATTLSAFSPTSPDRSHSSMETAPATKFQFPAA